One part of the Arachidicoccus terrestris genome encodes these proteins:
- a CDS encoding glycoside hydrolase family 2 protein — protein sequence MIQTKSKLWCIAMALLFSATGCKSQQLADWKMQSVVLQTRWAKDVNPDKPLNVYPRPQLERKEWQNLNGLWKYAITAKDTTIPNTFDGKILVPYPLESALSGVEKKLLPTQDLWYRRTFTVKSKKSTTRTLLHFGAVDFEATVYLNGKEVGKHQGGYQNFDIDITDALKQGDNELVVKVWDPTDQGPNPHGKQVLDPQGIMYTPTSGIWQTVWLESVPHDYIKGLKIMPDIDQSLVTITVNSDVSGPVEITTAGKTITGNANEGITVPVANPKLWSPENPYLYDLTVKMGKDEVNSYFGMRKIAIQKDDKGIDRIFLNNKPYYNLGVLDQGFWPDGLYTAPTDEALSFDIKAIKDMGFNTIRKHIKVEPERWYYYADKIGMLVWQDMVNPGNTKPDGKAEFEKECKENIAQLYNHPSITTWVLFNEKWGQYDQKRLTDELKQTDPTRIVNGHSGEYLYVNGQLRSPSPDAYVDADLTDVHSYPAPRLPMQQPDKAMVCGEFGGIGVSVPYHEWNDLKGWGYVEVLPQALITKYDSLVHILKQLQTQGLSGSIYTQPFDVEGEENGLMTYDRDMIKIPLKKIREINSLLNPLAGSYQPAGKFTIGKNIDPNDNDNRYPELLKEFENGKKDSAFLRRLTLMAMRKKDNINVTRAAIAYLKSVQSPFNEKVLDFLKQTTRTTKDFGFNFILKNIKSVNRVWGNDGAEAFLRSIIWKETITTLRKQKESSDLEKVEKETIAKYDTIGERAVWSALAGYAWEAKKVSPFVKYKDKLHAKYPQEVSNYWYVNNDAWFVFEQSNEKKELESALAWQKKVMENDPDANDYDTYANLLYKLGKKKDALEWEEKAVQLAPEDKAIQGSLEKMQQGKPTWK from the coding sequence ATGATACAGACAAAAAGCAAGCTATGGTGTATAGCTATGGCATTATTATTTTCTGCAACAGGTTGCAAGAGTCAGCAACTAGCAGATTGGAAAATGCAGTCGGTAGTCCTGCAAACCCGTTGGGCAAAAGACGTCAATCCAGATAAGCCATTGAACGTATACCCCCGTCCGCAATTAGAGCGGAAGGAATGGCAAAACCTCAACGGTCTTTGGAAATATGCTATTACAGCGAAAGATACTACAATACCAAACACTTTTGATGGAAAGATATTAGTGCCTTATCCTTTGGAGTCCGCTTTATCAGGCGTAGAAAAGAAACTACTTCCCACGCAAGATTTATGGTATAGAAGAACTTTTACAGTTAAAAGCAAAAAATCAACAACAAGAACACTGCTGCATTTTGGTGCCGTGGATTTTGAAGCGACCGTTTACCTTAACGGCAAAGAAGTCGGTAAACACCAAGGAGGCTATCAGAATTTTGATATTGACATCACCGACGCGCTGAAGCAAGGCGATAATGAATTAGTCGTAAAGGTATGGGATCCGACCGACCAGGGACCGAATCCGCATGGGAAGCAAGTACTTGATCCGCAGGGCATTATGTATACACCAACGAGTGGCATCTGGCAGACGGTTTGGTTGGAAAGTGTCCCGCATGATTATATCAAAGGGTTGAAGATTATGCCCGATATAGATCAATCATTAGTCACAATAACTGTAAATTCAGATGTCAGCGGACCTGTGGAAATAACGACGGCTGGCAAAACCATCACGGGAAATGCCAATGAGGGAATCACCGTTCCGGTTGCCAATCCAAAATTATGGTCGCCGGAGAATCCATATCTCTACGACCTGACAGTAAAAATGGGAAAAGACGAAGTCAACAGTTACTTCGGTATGCGCAAGATCGCCATACAGAAAGACGATAAAGGCATTGATCGAATCTTTCTCAATAACAAACCCTATTATAACCTCGGTGTACTTGACCAGGGTTTCTGGCCTGACGGGTTATATACCGCGCCTACAGACGAAGCCTTGTCTTTCGATATCAAAGCCATCAAGGATATGGGCTTCAACACTATCCGCAAACACATTAAAGTAGAGCCTGAGCGTTGGTATTATTATGCCGACAAGATCGGTATGTTGGTATGGCAGGATATGGTAAACCCAGGCAATACAAAACCTGATGGGAAAGCAGAATTTGAAAAAGAATGTAAGGAGAATATTGCACAATTGTACAACCACCCATCCATTACTACCTGGGTACTCTTCAATGAGAAATGGGGGCAATACGACCAGAAACGGTTAACGGACGAATTAAAACAAACAGACCCTACCAGGATTGTCAACGGACATTCAGGGGAATACTTATACGTGAACGGCCAACTCAGAAGTCCGAGCCCCGATGCGTATGTGGATGCCGACCTCACGGACGTACACAGTTACCCCGCACCGAGGCTGCCAATGCAACAGCCGGATAAAGCGATGGTCTGCGGCGAATTCGGTGGGATTGGCGTTTCTGTTCCTTATCATGAATGGAACGATTTGAAAGGTTGGGGTTATGTAGAAGTACTGCCACAGGCGCTTATTACAAAGTATGACAGTTTGGTACATATATTAAAACAATTGCAAACACAAGGACTAAGTGGCAGTATCTATACACAGCCTTTTGATGTGGAAGGAGAGGAAAACGGGCTGATGACTTATGATAGGGATATGATTAAAATACCGCTGAAGAAAATAAGAGAAATAAACAGCCTGTTGAACCCTCTTGCAGGAAGCTATCAACCCGCAGGAAAATTTACCATAGGTAAGAATATTGATCCGAACGATAATGATAATCGCTACCCGGAATTATTAAAAGAATTTGAGAACGGAAAGAAAGATTCTGCTTTCTTAAGAAGATTAACGTTGATGGCAATGCGGAAAAAGGACAATATTAATGTGACGAGAGCTGCTATTGCATACCTTAAAAGTGTACAATCGCCATTTAACGAAAAAGTTCTTGATTTTCTTAAGCAGACAACGAGAACAACAAAAGACTTTGGATTCAACTTTATATTGAAAAACATTAAGTCTGTAAATCGGGTTTGGGGAAATGACGGAGCAGAGGCGTTTCTTCGTAGCATCATCTGGAAGGAAACTATAACTACTCTTAGAAAGCAAAAGGAAAGCTCTGATCTTGAGAAAGTTGAAAAAGAAACCATAGCAAAATACGATACCATTGGTGAACGTGCTGTATGGAGCGCATTGGCAGGTTATGCCTGGGAAGCAAAAAAAGTGTCGCCATTTGTAAAATACAAAGATAAACTCCATGCCAAGTATCCACAGGAGGTATCCAATTATTGGTATGTGAATAATGATGCATGGTTTGTATTTGAACAAAGTAATGAGAAAAAAGAGTTAGAAAGCGCTTTAGCATGGCAAAAAAAGGTAATGGAAAATGATCCCGATGCTAATGATTATGACACTTATGCTAATCTGTTGTACAAACTGGGGAAGAAAAAAGATGCCTTAGAGTGGGAAGAAAAAGCAGTACAACTGGCACCAGAAGATAAAGCAATTCAGGGTAGTTTGGAAAAAATGCAACAAGGCAAACCTACTTGGAAATAA
- a CDS encoding DUF3592 domain-containing protein — MAPILTPLIAIMIALALISFSCYFWYLKKQIRKNGIETDGVIFEIHRPVSRQETYRSPSYPVVRFVTCNKRWITAESKIGVPMGAYKPGKQVKVVYDESRPERFFIDDTLTRLVPWLMVTFATVLIITGIIYLIRL, encoded by the coding sequence ATGGCCCCCATACTTACACCCCTCATCGCCATCATGATCGCTCTGGCGCTGATCTCATTCAGCTGCTATTTTTGGTATCTCAAAAAGCAAATCAGAAAAAACGGCATAGAGACCGACGGTGTCATTTTTGAAATCCATCGACCCGTCTCCAGGCAAGAGACGTATAGGAGTCCCAGCTACCCCGTCGTACGCTTCGTGACCTGCAATAAACGGTGGATCACGGCTGAAAGCAAGATAGGCGTTCCCATGGGGGCGTATAAGCCCGGTAAACAGGTCAAGGTCGTCTATGACGAGAGCCGTCCGGAGCGGTTTTTCATCGACGACACCCTTACCCGGCTGGTCCCCTGGCTCATGGTCACATTCGCCACCGTCCTCATCATTACCGGTATTATCTACCTGATCCGCTTATAA
- a CDS encoding NACHT domain-containing protein codes for MSQNITLIRIFVSCPGDVEEEKKVVEELCQLVNNQLTQQNCPLLFQVCEWKQIIGEHGDRPQEIINNRIIYDIYLGIFWNRFGTPTGELNQKTGELFGSGTEEEYYLALKKWEQNKEAMLMYVFFKKQSDAANDIQPQKVLQFKKDVSDTGWVNEFDRTEQFKDKINSILFGITVKFLIANDKRNFKLNGQTSLEYIGELKKLFEKTVVPLQYYIPRKIRKVNEGGGVDAKSLMEGTRCANKMVVLGNAGAGKSIALQQLGREVLDSISPLIPIYQRFNTYVDKDLEEILPEQWKEADPENLLLLLDGIDEVPPDHFTTVIRKIQGFSEKHSKIRIIVSCRTNFYNLPSDTESGNLKGFDCYFLSDLTEDDVREYVTSVFQMDGTRFITEADKHGFIDIIFNPFFLNLLLTYYKDHHNLEADRAFIIRQCIESRIKFDQRHFETTLELDLSKKEILKTAGKVALAMELMGRNHILDDELYEIIKPPDQRKALRYFSAFNKSVQTTESWQFEHNNIREYLAAYLLADQPLDLLKSLASFAPDFNRIKPNWANTLSFLLNIGDGAETEQLINWLMEKDPEMIVKTERERVDPAVRLLIFKRIFEFYKEKQIWLQSNKFKTRELATFGESQEAIQYLIHTFNDEALAKVVRLNALDLLEEMDMGKYPSYLPDLERTLMSSLEKEQSDVGFVHSVLSAMGTLGMNGKETLSAITSLFSNRSNQYIRAGLYKIIWGSDYLNDYVDLFLEGVFMTNEDEWNKDRGEVNLADESFYLNRGLKKFNSSAAIKRILGFFTDPLDRRHMHYYDKYEVIAAVVDNACEAYQEDKSVYPAIYAFFITTGRTFDSDYCITLSTFFHQTGTNVQTFNEVWNNAELKHYEKDSLIARLTDQEVLVHFVKGVEDGVYSNQDAERFHEALTRNKSMNAARNFSAELEQLLEERCHILLERLELPDYKAQQLAQKQRDFDLLFDKEKFLTEVSSFFNATGLQALTDKDVRRLRTEKLLATSDSGISNTIYDFLRDLTHQKAWSLAEVRAWVDNDKLFDNYRILEIYRHVKSDAQLSLSDVQKTFMINRCIALSKDIDWGKIAWVKEGAKESTFSYNRYAAMLWYFVRRLSIRLPEEMLLEFTLFEDFNADLPERSLSHIKFLEEMVDSKTLQDRVVKNIKEGIKISLIWRSNAKYAIANDLKEAFPHILDYIKTRDKVPEYIRAEILEVLFEKMGDTNAVLDVLTHSESAVIQWRCVEYLFSNKKQEGLLTGFLQSILVTEPVPNERGLKAAGYLVALNCLDGLVYYLKYLSSGKTVPFDLDHARRCFSKVMNVEAVPLLMDLLQVTLGSEHRSLDYFDRFDPLILEALHQVAISSEEGLEEVRTSLTTFIKESPLPNFNYLYTSIARMEEAYYLGQSQSLSIKAVIQCLKALE; via the coding sequence ATGAGCCAAAATATAACTTTAATCCGAATTTTTGTTTCCTGTCCGGGTGATGTTGAAGAAGAAAAGAAAGTGGTGGAAGAGCTGTGTCAATTGGTGAATAACCAATTGACACAGCAGAATTGCCCGCTGTTATTCCAGGTGTGTGAATGGAAACAGATTATTGGAGAACATGGGGACAGGCCCCAGGAGATTATCAATAACCGCATCATCTATGATATCTATCTTGGGATTTTCTGGAATAGATTTGGCACCCCTACAGGGGAATTAAATCAAAAGACTGGTGAGCTGTTTGGTTCAGGAACGGAAGAGGAGTATTATCTCGCTTTGAAAAAATGGGAGCAGAACAAAGAGGCTATGCTCATGTATGTCTTTTTCAAAAAGCAGTCCGATGCCGCGAATGATATACAACCCCAAAAAGTTCTGCAATTTAAAAAGGATGTGTCTGATACCGGGTGGGTGAATGAATTTGACCGGACGGAGCAATTTAAAGATAAGATTAATTCTATCTTATTCGGTATTACAGTAAAATTTTTGATTGCGAATGATAAACGGAACTTTAAGTTAAATGGACAAACATCCCTGGAATATATTGGGGAGTTAAAAAAGCTATTTGAAAAGACTGTTGTCCCCCTGCAATATTATATTCCCAGAAAGATCCGGAAAGTGAATGAGGGAGGAGGTGTTGACGCAAAATCCCTGATGGAGGGAACCAGGTGTGCCAACAAAATGGTCGTGCTTGGAAACGCTGGCGCTGGTAAATCCATCGCCTTGCAACAATTGGGAAGAGAGGTGCTGGACTCGATCAGTCCGCTGATACCAATTTACCAAAGATTCAATACCTATGTGGACAAGGACCTGGAAGAGATATTGCCGGAGCAGTGGAAGGAGGCGGACCCGGAGAATTTATTGTTGTTGTTAGACGGGATAGATGAAGTACCTCCCGATCATTTCACCACGGTGATCCGTAAAATTCAAGGTTTTTCGGAAAAGCACAGCAAGATTAGAATAATCGTGTCCTGCCGGACAAACTTTTATAACCTCCCCAGTGATACTGAGAGCGGAAACTTAAAGGGATTTGACTGTTATTTTCTGAGCGACTTGACGGAAGACGATGTGAGAGAATATGTAACTTCTGTTTTCCAAATGGACGGAACTCGTTTTATAACGGAGGCCGACAAGCATGGATTTATTGATATTATTTTTAATCCATTTTTCCTGAATCTGCTGCTGACTTATTATAAAGATCATCATAACCTTGAGGCTGATAGGGCTTTTATTATCCGGCAATGTATCGAGTCGAGGATCAAGTTTGATCAGAGGCATTTTGAGACCACCCTTGAACTGGATTTGTCAAAAAAAGAAATTCTGAAAACAGCGGGGAAAGTGGCACTCGCCATGGAACTCATGGGCAGAAATCATATCTTGGATGATGAATTATATGAAATCATTAAGCCGCCTGATCAAAGAAAAGCGCTGAGATATTTTTCAGCTTTTAATAAATCGGTCCAAACTACAGAGTCATGGCAATTTGAGCACAATAATATCCGGGAATATCTGGCGGCTTATTTATTAGCGGATCAACCTTTAGATCTCCTGAAATCCCTGGCAAGTTTTGCGCCCGATTTCAATAGAATTAAACCCAATTGGGCCAATACGCTTTCTTTTTTATTGAACATAGGTGATGGAGCCGAAACCGAACAACTGATCAATTGGCTCATGGAAAAAGACCCAGAAATGATCGTTAAAACGGAAAGGGAGCGGGTAGATCCCGCTGTGCGATTGCTTATATTTAAAAGGATTTTCGAATTTTACAAGGAAAAGCAAATCTGGCTGCAGTCCAATAAATTCAAGACCCGTGAATTGGCGACATTTGGCGAGTCGCAGGAAGCTATTCAATATCTTATTCACACGTTTAATGACGAAGCCCTGGCGAAAGTTGTCAGGTTGAATGCTTTAGATTTACTGGAAGAAATGGATATGGGGAAATATCCCAGTTATCTGCCGGATTTAGAGAGAACGCTGATGAGCTCTTTGGAAAAGGAGCAATCGGACGTGGGCTTTGTGCATTCCGTGTTATCCGCTATGGGCACATTGGGAATGAATGGTAAAGAGACTTTGTCGGCCATCACCAGCCTGTTCTCAAATAGATCCAACCAATATATCAGGGCCGGCCTTTATAAGATTATTTGGGGCTCGGATTATCTCAACGATTATGTCGATTTGTTTTTGGAGGGGGTCTTTATGACAAATGAGGATGAGTGGAACAAAGATAGAGGGGAAGTTAATTTAGCGGATGAAAGTTTTTACCTGAATCGGGGGCTAAAGAAGTTTAATTCCTCAGCGGCCATTAAGAGAATTCTTGGGTTTTTCACCGACCCTTTGGATAGACGACATATGCATTATTATGATAAGTATGAAGTCATAGCCGCTGTTGTTGACAATGCCTGCGAGGCTTATCAAGAGGATAAAAGCGTGTACCCGGCCATTTACGCGTTTTTTATTACAACAGGTAGAACTTTTGATTCCGATTATTGTATAACCTTGAGCACTTTCTTCCATCAAACAGGAACGAATGTGCAAACCTTTAATGAGGTCTGGAATAATGCCGAATTAAAACATTATGAAAAAGACAGCTTAATAGCCAGATTGACGGATCAGGAGGTTTTGGTTCATTTTGTAAAAGGAGTGGAGGATGGTGTTTATTCTAATCAAGATGCTGAACGGTTTCATGAGGCGCTTACACGTAACAAAAGCATGAATGCTGCGCGGAATTTTTCGGCCGAACTCGAGCAGCTTTTGGAAGAAAGGTGCCATATTCTCCTTGAGCGGCTGGAGTTGCCGGATTATAAAGCCCAGCAGTTAGCCCAAAAACAAAGGGATTTTGATCTGTTGTTTGACAAGGAGAAATTCTTAACCGAAGTTTCCTCTTTTTTTAACGCTACCGGCTTGCAAGCATTGACGGATAAAGATGTGCGTAGACTGCGAACGGAAAAGCTTCTGGCTACTTCGGATAGTGGTATTTCAAATACCATATATGATTTCCTAAGAGATTTGACACATCAGAAGGCCTGGTCATTGGCGGAGGTTCGCGCCTGGGTAGATAATGATAAATTATTTGATAACTATCGGATTTTAGAAATATACCGGCATGTAAAGAGTGATGCTCAATTGTCCTTGTCGGATGTACAGAAAACGTTTATGATTAACCGATGCATTGCTCTTAGCAAGGATATAGATTGGGGGAAAATCGCCTGGGTCAAAGAAGGTGCTAAGGAAAGCACGTTTTCGTATAATCGCTATGCCGCCATGCTTTGGTATTTTGTAAGACGACTGAGTATACGACTTCCGGAAGAAATGCTGCTTGAGTTCACTTTGTTCGAAGATTTCAATGCGGATCTGCCTGAGCGGTCCCTATCGCATATAAAATTTCTGGAAGAAATGGTGGATAGCAAGACTTTGCAAGATCGCGTTGTCAAAAATATTAAAGAGGGAATCAAGATTTCGCTTATATGGCGTAGCAACGCCAAATACGCGATCGCTAACGATCTGAAGGAGGCCTTTCCCCATATCCTTGATTATATTAAGACCAGAGATAAAGTTCCTGAATATATAAGAGCGGAGATATTGGAGGTGTTATTTGAAAAAATGGGGGATACAAATGCCGTTCTGGATGTCCTAACCCATTCAGAATCCGCTGTGATTCAATGGCGCTGTGTAGAATATCTTTTCTCAAACAAGAAGCAAGAGGGGCTTTTGACCGGATTTCTACAATCGATTTTGGTGACTGAACCGGTCCCAAATGAAAGAGGCCTTAAGGCGGCTGGCTATCTGGTTGCCTTGAATTGCTTGGACGGACTGGTATATTACTTGAAATACTTGAGCTCTGGTAAAACCGTTCCATTCGATTTGGATCACGCAAGGCGTTGTTTTTCAAAAGTTATGAACGTTGAGGCCGTGCCATTGCTGATGGATTTGCTTCAAGTGACGCTAGGTTCTGAACACCGATCTTTAGATTATTTTGATCGATTTGATCCTCTTATACTGGAAGCATTACATCAGGTTGCCATCAGTTCCGAAGAAGGCCTCGAAGAGGTAAGGACGAGCTTGACTACTTTTATAAAAGAAAGCCCGCTACCGAATTTTAATTACTTATATACTTCCATCGCCAGAATGGAAGAGGCATATTATTTGGGTCAGTCACAATCCTTATCTATTAAAGCGGTCATCCAATGTTTGAAAGCTTTGGAATAG
- a CDS encoding RNA polymerase sigma factor, translating into MQDRQDIQAAWDDFVMSGSERAYYVLYRHYHNYLLFIAIQRGVSIDSAKDKVNDLFLYVFEHREALNKVRHYHNYIVSSFLHNLFKKATYYPESYDAAESEPALESTLVEPGPLAERAAMEEADAARALIRSYIGQLSRSQREMIYQKFYLGLSYEAIASAKGVTVKTVYNTILRAVARLKELMEADETSSSGLKAALFSLGSFLL; encoded by the coding sequence ATGCAGGACAGACAGGACATACAGGCGGCATGGGACGATTTCGTGATGAGCGGAAGCGAAAGGGCTTACTATGTTCTCTATCGGCATTATCATAATTATTTGCTTTTCATAGCGATTCAAAGAGGTGTTTCCATAGACAGCGCCAAAGATAAAGTCAATGATCTTTTCCTCTATGTATTTGAACACCGGGAGGCGCTTAATAAAGTGCGGCACTATCATAACTATATCGTCAGCAGTTTTTTGCATAACCTGTTTAAGAAGGCCACTTATTATCCGGAATCATATGACGCGGCGGAGTCGGAACCAGCACTCGAATCGACACTAGTCGAGCCGGGGCCGCTGGCCGAGCGGGCCGCGATGGAAGAAGCGGACGCGGCCAGAGCGCTGATCCGGTCCTATATCGGGCAGCTCTCCCGGAGCCAGCGGGAGATGATTTACCAGAAATTCTATCTGGGACTCAGTTATGAAGCGATCGCAAGCGCCAAGGGCGTTACCGTAAAAACCGTGTATAATACGATCCTGCGCGCCGTCGCCAGGTTGAAAGAGCTGATGGAAGCCGATGAGACTTCGAGCTCCGGCCTGAAGGCCGCCCTGTTTTCTCTGGGTAGTTTTCTATTGTAG
- a CDS encoding FecR family protein, protein MKDEDVTDLLRHESFLNYLFGRNAEDERYWADWLERHPGYQDEVNRIKRQVQEMARASEESVVKQHYAELQERIAMSRATLALPQEGKKIRPLWPRIRIAIAAAALVLVTLGAYYWIQQKRPDDLQVAQAKVQDVQPGGNKAVLTLAGGRQITLTNAATGMVAEQGDIVIRKTSAGEIAYQDGPSSNDLRNGGTVQMNTITTPRGGKWTLTLSDGTRVWLNAASSITYPVAFTANVRQVSITGEAYFEVVHNERQPFTVMAGGLRIEDIGTAFNVKAYPDEADTRTTLVEGSVRISNGYGAAILEPGYQAKSVRETNGGSIEVGKAKDLEQILAWKNDLFIFNRTDLHSLMRELSRWYDVDVVYEKGVKNDVFYGRVLRNNTLSQILKVLELGNVRFRIEGKKLIVMP, encoded by the coding sequence ATGAAGGACGAGGACGTAACCGATCTGCTCAGGCATGAAAGTTTTTTAAATTACCTATTTGGCAGAAACGCTGAAGATGAAAGGTATTGGGCGGACTGGTTGGAGCGTCACCCGGGATACCAGGACGAAGTCAACCGGATCAAGCGGCAGGTTCAGGAGATGGCCCGGGCTTCGGAAGAGTCGGTAGTCAAGCAGCATTATGCGGAGCTTCAGGAAAGGATCGCGATGTCAAGAGCCACTCTGGCCCTGCCGCAAGAGGGAAAAAAGATAAGACCACTTTGGCCAAGGATCAGGATCGCGATAGCCGCGGCGGCGCTCGTACTGGTGACACTGGGCGCTTATTACTGGATACAGCAAAAGCGGCCTGATGATCTCCAAGTCGCACAGGCAAAAGTGCAAGATGTGCAGCCCGGCGGCAATAAAGCCGTTCTCACGCTGGCCGGCGGCCGGCAGATAACGCTGACAAACGCGGCCACAGGAATGGTGGCAGAGCAAGGAGATATAGTGATACGCAAAACCAGCGCCGGAGAAATCGCCTATCAGGACGGACCGTCTTCGAATGACTTACGTAACGGGGGAACCGTCCAGATGAATACCATCACGACCCCCAGAGGCGGCAAATGGACGCTGACGCTGTCGGATGGCACCAGGGTCTGGCTGAACGCCGCTTCTTCCATCACCTATCCGGTGGCCTTTACAGCTAACGTACGACAGGTCAGTATTACGGGAGAAGCCTATTTTGAAGTGGTGCATAACGAACGGCAGCCCTTTACCGTGATGGCCGGCGGCCTTAGAATCGAAGATATCGGGACGGCCTTCAATGTCAAAGCCTATCCGGATGAAGCGGATACCAGGACCACGTTGGTCGAAGGCAGCGTCAGGATCTCCAACGGATATGGAGCGGCTATTCTGGAACCCGGCTACCAGGCGAAATCCGTCAGGGAAACAAACGGCGGGAGCATAGAGGTCGGCAAAGCCAAAGATCTTGAACAGATCCTGGCCTGGAAAAATGATCTTTTCATTTTCAACCGGACGGATCTACACAGCCTGATGCGAGAGCTCAGCCGGTGGTACGACGTAGACGTAGTCTATGAAAAGGGCGTCAAAAACGACGTATTCTACGGCCGGGTGCTGAGAAATAATACGCTTTCGCAGATACTCAAGGTACTGGAACTGGGCAACGTGCGTTTCAGGATCGAAGGCAAAAAGCTGATCGTCATGCCCTGA